In Lujinxingia sediminis, a single genomic region encodes these proteins:
- a CDS encoding type II secretion system F family protein, with the protein MNSTIILFGAMGLIFLAFALFVWGFVPEEIEEDEIYGYRLTRRKRMLEEDALYAMVLPLVKLFAHYIRSIPRLPFVDMENLRSSLRDKLMRSGFMGSFTPNEFLGMCCVSGLIAFVFVMLFTQLVVGMANIGLACVAGFLALGFPWLSLSGAISSRLIEIDRRLPYTVDLLVLSMRAGLDFMSALDRVVARGQIQNPDDPMIQELGVVLQEMRVGTARTDALINLCERVNSEYLNSMVGAIIQSERRGTPLANVLEIQVDTIRNKRTAKIEKAASQAAVKILFPLLFIFGAVMIVIMGAMIIKVSGSGM; encoded by the coding sequence GTGAATTCGACGATCATTCTGTTCGGTGCGATGGGACTTATCTTTCTCGCCTTCGCGCTCTTCGTCTGGGGTTTTGTCCCTGAAGAGATCGAGGAGGACGAGATCTACGGTTACCGCCTCACCCGGCGCAAGCGGATGCTGGAGGAGGACGCGCTCTACGCCATGGTGCTTCCGCTGGTGAAGCTCTTTGCTCACTACATCCGCAGCATTCCCCGCCTGCCTTTTGTGGACATGGAGAATCTGCGCTCGTCGCTTCGCGATAAGTTGATGCGCTCGGGTTTTATGGGATCATTTACCCCGAACGAGTTTTTGGGGATGTGCTGTGTCTCCGGGCTCATCGCGTTTGTCTTTGTGATGCTCTTCACGCAGCTGGTCGTCGGGATGGCGAACATCGGGCTTGCCTGCGTGGCGGGGTTTCTTGCCCTGGGCTTCCCCTGGCTCTCTTTGAGTGGCGCGATCAGCAGCCGACTCATCGAGATCGACCGCCGCCTTCCGTACACCGTTGACCTGCTGGTGCTCTCGATGCGTGCCGGTCTGGACTTTATGTCGGCGTTGGACCGGGTGGTTGCCCGCGGGCAGATCCAGAACCCCGACGACCCGATGATTCAGGAGTTGGGTGTTGTGCTGCAGGAGATGCGCGTGGGTACGGCGCGTACGGACGCGTTGATTAACTTGTGTGAGCGTGTCAACTCGGAGTACCTCAACTCGATGGTAGGTGCGATCATTCAGTCTGAGCGTCGCGGTACACCGCTGGCGAACGTGCTTGAGATTCAGGTCGATACGATTCGCAACAAGCGTACAGCTAAAATCGAGAAGGCAGCCAGTCAGGCGGCTGTGAAGATCCTATTCCCGCTGCTCTTCATCTTCGGAGCGGTCATGATCGTGATCATGGGCGCGATGATCATCAAGGTCTCCGGGAGCGGGATGTGA
- a CDS encoding ABC transporter ATP-binding protein, which yields MPPRSPTTVTLRDVSRAFGRTYALHRVNTTLTSGSITALLGNNGAGKSTLLNILATVDAPSDGEVRFGKVAFRDFARRGRARIGWVSHQTLVYDELTGRENLTFFGQLYGIPRIERVAEGWLQRVDLSAAADRPVGTYSRGMKQRLTIARALLHDPQLVLLDEPATGLDQAGTALVSSLLGELRDGGRIVVIISHNFSLIETLADNVLILRKGQLRASGPLPSGTSLISHYQAHA from the coding sequence ATGCCTCCACGCTCTCCCACCACAGTGACGCTGCGAGACGTCTCGCGCGCCTTCGGGCGCACGTACGCGCTCCACCGCGTGAACACGACCTTAACGTCGGGCTCCATCACCGCACTTCTGGGCAACAACGGCGCCGGTAAGTCCACGCTCCTCAACATCCTCGCCACTGTCGACGCCCCCTCCGACGGGGAGGTGCGCTTTGGCAAGGTTGCCTTCCGTGACTTCGCCCGCCGCGGCCGCGCCCGCATCGGCTGGGTCAGCCACCAGACCCTCGTCTACGACGAACTCACCGGGCGAGAGAACCTTACCTTTTTTGGCCAACTCTACGGCATCCCGCGCATCGAAAGGGTCGCCGAAGGATGGCTCCAGCGTGTTGACCTGAGCGCTGCCGCTGACCGTCCGGTGGGCACCTACTCTCGTGGGATGAAACAGCGTCTGACCATCGCGCGTGCGCTCCTACATGACCCCCAGCTGGTGCTCCTCGACGAGCCCGCCACCGGCCTCGACCAGGCCGGCACGGCGCTTGTCAGCTCACTGCTTGGCGAACTCCGCGATGGGGGCCGCATCGTGGTGATCATCTCGCACAACTTCTCGCTGATCGAAACGCTGGCTGACAACGTCCTGATTCTCCGAAAAGGCCAGCTCCGCGCCAGCGGCCCGCTCCCGTCCGGCACCTCCCTTATCTCACATTATCAGGCCCATGCCTGA
- a CDS encoding tetratricopeptide repeat protein — MKGRFRSLRCVVAQALLVCMLALIAGCVTTQSLGDRAYRSEEYSLALEYYEQAIAEGSRDPELYYRAARASTNVGSFSQAERYYSRSLRHGGGVRVARSLAQLYVQTSNFAQAVRVYQYLMRVEEDVQPVYSNMGAALMYSGRYLDAESFMIIAQQMKPSDPVPYINLGVLYDRHIRNRPRAVAFYQCFTELTPDVSQRRQVENRMLEMANEGPIDASRVGLKCGEIYRLPEPTAVDLGDALKDYGGEVDLGFEVEAGQQDDAEIEIQRTAPPEGRLDDVRRVEEGSEMAPEASQASENTPGDVANGRDDEAAVALPETAAGGAEDESAPVKDAEEVALNLYEDGRYDDALRTLRSIDGRSEQGDRAFGLALYRTGRFEEAAEWLELTLERLPSPEVTGALVDAYRRLGRRDALLTVCERFEGWPDYESALQRCPDAPLQID, encoded by the coding sequence ATGAAAGGAAGGTTCAGGAGCCTGCGCTGCGTGGTTGCGCAGGCTCTTCTCGTTTGTATGCTCGCGCTTATCGCTGGCTGTGTAACAACGCAGTCGTTGGGCGATCGGGCGTATCGGAGCGAGGAGTATTCGCTGGCGTTGGAGTACTATGAGCAGGCCATCGCCGAGGGCTCACGCGATCCGGAGCTTTATTATCGGGCGGCGCGGGCTTCGACCAACGTGGGGTCGTTCTCCCAGGCAGAGCGCTACTACAGCCGCTCGCTTCGACACGGTGGTGGGGTGCGCGTGGCACGCTCGCTGGCTCAGCTCTACGTGCAGACGAGCAACTTCGCCCAGGCCGTGCGAGTCTACCAGTACCTGATGCGGGTGGAGGAGGATGTTCAGCCGGTCTACAGCAATATGGGCGCCGCGTTGATGTACTCGGGACGCTACCTGGATGCGGAGTCGTTTATGATCATCGCGCAGCAGATGAAACCCTCCGATCCGGTACCCTATATCAACCTGGGCGTGCTCTATGACCGCCACATCCGCAATCGGCCGCGGGCGGTTGCGTTTTACCAGTGCTTTACCGAACTCACCCCCGACGTCTCTCAACGTCGCCAGGTTGAAAATCGGATGCTGGAGATGGCCAATGAGGGGCCGATCGATGCCTCTCGGGTCGGGCTCAAGTGTGGGGAGATTTATCGTCTGCCGGAGCCGACGGCCGTGGATCTTGGGGATGCCCTCAAGGACTATGGCGGTGAGGTGGACCTGGGGTTTGAGGTTGAGGCCGGGCAGCAGGACGATGCCGAGATCGAGATTCAGCGCACCGCTCCCCCTGAAGGACGATTGGATGACGTGCGCCGGGTTGAAGAAGGTAGCGAAATGGCTCCCGAAGCGTCCCAGGCATCCGAGAACACTCCGGGGGATGTGGCGAATGGCCGCGATGACGAGGCAGCGGTGGCGTTACCTGAGACTGCTGCAGGGGGAGCAGAGGACGAATCTGCGCCGGTCAAAGATGCGGAGGAAGTGGCTCTGAACCTCTATGAGGATGGCCGCTACGATGATGCGCTGCGAACTCTTCGATCGATCGACGGGCGAAGCGAGCAGGGCGATCGGGCTTTTGGACTGGCGCTCTACCGCACGGGGCGCTTTGAGGAGGCGGCTGAATGGTTGGAGCTTACCCTTGAGCGTCTGCCGAGTCCTGAGGTCACCGGCGCGCTTGTAGACGCCTACCGGCGCCTGGGCCGACGGGACGCGTTACTGACAGTGTGTGAGCGTTTTGAGGGGTGGCCTGATTACGAGAGTGCGTTGCAGCGATGTCCTGATGCGCCTCTGCAAATCGACTAG
- a CDS encoding ATPase, T2SS/T4P/T4SS family, whose protein sequence is MKQIRVLDNRGQEYLFPLDKPVMEVSIGRSQNNDIVLNSKTVSRRHAIIKVMGERVMLVNQSANGVFVNGERVERVRELRLGEYAAIDPYRFCVEPAGPGALPSPSPAGYGPGNNRATIPPSGRATPPPASARQAASGGVATASRPERRPVAPRDIKKKAETVEELLGDLAPNPDYQEQRVSLRGEEVVIHDRKVRNAFIGFKSELHDELKERLDLHSFQITDYSSPRVIRQVSEKLKELISRRQREIPPPYTPDEVFKEMMDEVCGLGPIEDLVKHKGVSEIMVVDREHIYAELNGKIVLTDRIFNDEKSMMTVIERIVIPRGRRIDESNPLVDTRLADGSRVNAVIPPLALKDPCLTIRKFPDERLSVKDLINFGSLTDEMAKFLARAVRSKKNIIISGGTGSGKTTLLNVLSGFIGQTERVVTIEDAAELQIYQEHVISLETKPPNLEGKGEIGIRELVKNALRMRPDRIVVGECRGGEALDMLQAMNTGHDGSMTTVHSNSPTEAIARLETLVLMSGMELPTRAIREQIAGSVDVIIQQSRFMDGSRRITYITEVVGIDDDGFVKLEDIYRYRQKGVNEKGKVYGYHLATGYLPSFLDEFLIKGLANPEDFF, encoded by the coding sequence ATGAAGCAGATTCGCGTTCTCGATAACCGCGGCCAGGAGTACCTCTTCCCGCTGGATAAGCCGGTGATGGAGGTCAGTATTGGCCGCAGTCAGAACAATGATATTGTTCTGAACAGTAAGACGGTTAGCCGTCGTCACGCGATCATCAAAGTGATGGGTGAGCGCGTGATGTTGGTCAACCAGTCGGCCAACGGCGTCTTTGTTAATGGCGAGCGCGTTGAGCGGGTGCGTGAGCTGCGACTGGGCGAGTACGCGGCGATTGATCCCTACCGATTCTGTGTCGAGCCGGCCGGGCCGGGGGCGCTTCCTTCGCCCTCGCCGGCAGGCTACGGCCCGGGTAATAACCGGGCGACGATACCGCCTTCCGGCCGTGCCACGCCCCCGCCGGCATCGGCCCGACAGGCCGCATCCGGTGGTGTGGCTACCGCGTCGCGGCCGGAGCGCCGTCCTGTGGCTCCCCGAGACATCAAAAAGAAGGCCGAGACCGTCGAGGAGCTCCTTGGTGATCTGGCGCCCAATCCGGATTATCAGGAGCAGCGCGTCAGTCTTCGCGGCGAAGAGGTCGTGATCCACGATCGCAAGGTGCGAAACGCTTTCATCGGCTTTAAGTCCGAGCTGCACGACGAGCTGAAAGAGCGCCTCGACCTGCACAGCTTTCAGATCACCGATTACAGCTCGCCGCGGGTCATTCGGCAGGTTTCTGAGAAGCTCAAAGAGCTTATCAGCCGACGCCAACGCGAGATCCCGCCGCCGTACACCCCGGACGAAGTCTTTAAAGAGATGATGGATGAGGTCTGCGGTCTGGGCCCCATTGAGGACCTCGTTAAACACAAGGGTGTCTCCGAGATCATGGTTGTCGACCGCGAGCACATCTACGCCGAACTCAACGGCAAGATCGTGCTTACCGACCGCATCTTCAACGATGAGAAGTCGATGATGACGGTTATTGAGCGTATCGTCATCCCGCGTGGTCGACGCATCGACGAGTCCAACCCGCTGGTCGATACGCGTCTGGCCGACGGATCGCGAGTCAACGCAGTCATTCCGCCGCTGGCGCTGAAAGATCCCTGCCTGACGATTCGTAAGTTTCCCGACGAGCGGCTCTCGGTTAAAGATCTTATCAACTTTGGCAGCCTTACCGATGAGATGGCGAAATTTCTCGCCCGTGCGGTTCGCTCCAAGAAAAACATCATCATCTCCGGAGGAACTGGCTCCGGTAAGACGACGCTACTCAACGTCCTCTCGGGCTTTATCGGACAGACGGAGCGCGTGGTCACCATTGAGGATGCCGCTGAGCTTCAGATCTACCAGGAGCACGTCATCAGCCTGGAGACCAAGCCCCCGAACCTGGAGGGCAAGGGCGAGATCGGGATCCGCGAGCTGGTCAAGAACGCGCTTCGTATGCGTCCGGACCGTATCGTCGTCGGTGAGTGTCGTGGTGGTGAGGCGCTGGACATGCTTCAGGCCATGAACACCGGTCACGATGGCTCCATGACCACGGTTCACTCCAACAGCCCCACCGAGGCGATCGCCCGTCTGGAGACACTCGTTCTGATGAGCGGGATGGAGCTTCCTACCCGTGCGATTCGCGAGCAGATCGCCGGCTCGGTCGACGTGATCATTCAGCAGTCGCGATTCATGGACGGCAGCCGACGCATCACCTACATCACCGAGGTTGTGGGCATTGATGATGACGGATTTGTGAAGCTCGAAGATATCTATCGCTACCGCCAGAAAGGGGTCAACGAGAAGGGGAAGGTCTACGGCTATCACCTGGCGACAGGTTATCTTCCCAGCTTCCTTGATGAGTTCTTGATTAAGGGGCTGGCGAACCCCGAAGACTTCTTTTAA
- a CDS encoding Flp family type IVb pilin, which yields MMRRIRSAWERTPVWLGRGRGATAAEYMVLLMLAALFIVAMIRVFGSSVTSKFEASRQEISQISSEDRGDSAGSSHGAAGATNTSQRSVTRTTAASTAAADARARGERPDARLSSVGGVSWVVVAIVLGLFGLLGYVIFGGKKE from the coding sequence ATGATGCGTCGAATTCGCAGCGCCTGGGAGCGAACCCCGGTGTGGCTGGGGCGGGGAAGGGGAGCGACCGCGGCGGAGTACATGGTACTTCTGATGCTCGCTGCCCTGTTTATTGTAGCGATGATTCGGGTCTTTGGTTCCTCGGTGACCTCGAAGTTTGAGGCCAGCCGTCAGGAGATCTCCCAGATCAGCAGCGAAGACCGTGGGGATAGCGCTGGCAGCAGTCACGGGGCGGCCGGGGCGACGAACACCAGTCAGCGCAGTGTCACGCGGACCACTGCAGCGAGCACGGCGGCCGCGGATGCGCGGGCACGTGGCGAACGCCCGGATGCCCGGTTGTCCTCGGTCGGTGGTGTTAGCTGGGTCGTCGTCGCGATCGTGCTGGGGCTCTTCGGCCTCTTGGGCTACGTGATCTTCGGTGGAAAGAAGGAGTGA
- a CDS encoding FHA domain-containing protein: protein MSSFWLEFDHNGQTQNASFNSQSVTIGRDRGSDFILDHPTVSRQHALIVEEGGGNYRLVVLSRGGLTAVDGQPVNGEVSLWDGAMLTLGKHSVRFRAPDSAVRGGHAQAATPHAQMPQPSGFGATPAGGGFGQPSGFGATPAGGGFGQPAGGGAGGFGQAPNAPGASGFGQSAGQGQGFGQPAPGGFAQQPVPGGFGAPPPSAAAPEKKEEKSGDAAGIISWDEIAASDEALSEGDDEAVASDYQRIQSASKKAGAKPDETSPVVVIVGVLIAVGMLGYTFFGGGPSVETGGAEQVAYSELPPVQLDVDCVAETDCMRKAQEAYRIATDLLDKRDVENRNLFDGYKRLLESRELMTKGGIEQFPPEMQGWQALHDDARAQLDAYYKNFRAAFHSAKQRQRYMEMAQTLKQLEAFFPDKTSRENRWASEMEMDMKSSGTYPRTMR, encoded by the coding sequence ATGTCATCCTTCTGGTTAGAGTTCGACCATAACGGTCAGACGCAGAACGCTTCGTTTAACAGCCAGTCCGTGACGATCGGTCGCGACCGCGGCTCGGATTTTATTCTGGACCATCCGACCGTTTCACGGCAGCACGCGCTGATCGTGGAGGAGGGCGGCGGCAACTATCGTCTGGTGGTGCTCTCCCGCGGCGGTCTGACGGCGGTGGACGGGCAACCGGTCAATGGGGAAGTCTCGCTGTGGGACGGTGCGATGCTGACGCTGGGCAAGCACTCGGTCCGTTTTCGTGCGCCTGATTCGGCGGTACGCGGCGGCCATGCTCAGGCAGCGACGCCGCATGCGCAGATGCCTCAGCCCTCCGGTTTTGGCGCAACGCCCGCCGGTGGCGGCTTCGGCCAGCCCTCCGGTTTTGGCGCAACGCCCGCAGGTGGCGGCTTCGGCCAGCCTGCGGGTGGCGGTGCGGGAGGGTTCGGCCAGGCTCCCAACGCCCCGGGGGCATCCGGCTTTGGACAGTCCGCAGGGCAGGGGCAGGGCTTTGGACAACCCGCCCCCGGCGGATTTGCTCAGCAGCCGGTGCCGGGTGGTTTCGGCGCGCCTCCGCCCTCGGCGGCGGCCCCGGAGAAGAAAGAAGAGAAGAGCGGGGACGCTGCGGGGATCATCTCCTGGGATGAGATCGCCGCCAGTGATGAGGCCCTCTCCGAAGGTGACGATGAGGCTGTAGCGAGCGACTACCAGCGTATTCAGTCCGCCAGCAAAAAGGCCGGCGCCAAGCCCGACGAAACAAGTCCGGTGGTGGTGATCGTCGGAGTGCTTATCGCGGTGGGAATGCTCGGGTACACCTTCTTTGGCGGTGGACCCAGCGTCGAGACCGGGGGGGCGGAGCAGGTCGCCTACTCGGAACTTCCTCCGGTGCAGCTCGATGTGGATTGCGTTGCCGAGACCGATTGCATGCGTAAGGCGCAGGAAGCCTATCGGATCGCCACAGATCTTCTGGATAAGCGTGATGTGGAGAACCGCAATCTGTTCGACGGTTATAAGAGGCTGCTCGAGTCGCGTGAGTTGATGACGAAGGGAGGTATCGAGCAGTTCCCCCCGGAGATGCAAGGCTGGCAGGCGCTCCATGATGACGCCCGCGCCCAACTCGACGCCTATTACAAGAATTTCCGGGCTGCCTTTCACAGCGCGAAACAACGCCAGCGCTACATGGAGATGGCCCAGACGCTCAAGCAGCTGGAGGCGTTCTTCCCCGATAAGACGTCGCGAGAGAACCGCTGGGCGTCTGAGATGGAAATGGACATGAAGAGCAGCGGTACCTACCCGCGGACCATGCGTTAA
- a CDS encoding zinc ribbon domain-containing protein: MSLPLLIVAIAFTLWGLLNMLRPFLAKRDEQLRFEVLDEELREIEGLMARKAALVQSLRDIEYDHQTSKISTEDYTRFKRSHERRAVAIMRRLDAIHGGREWESHIEDAVAARHQALPEPQAQAHPVKDAPRVSRDDAKANDSCSECGEPLSPRARFCAICGTPREVSLEERPRHTAPLTSEVTG; this comes from the coding sequence ATGAGCCTCCCCCTGCTGATTGTCGCCATCGCGTTTACGCTCTGGGGGCTGCTCAATATGCTGCGTCCCTTTCTGGCGAAGCGCGATGAGCAGCTCCGTTTTGAAGTCCTCGACGAAGAACTCCGCGAGATCGAAGGCCTGATGGCTCGCAAGGCAGCCCTGGTGCAGTCGCTTCGCGACATCGAATACGATCACCAGACCTCCAAGATCTCCACCGAGGACTACACGCGATTTAAACGCTCCCATGAACGCCGGGCCGTAGCGATCATGCGACGCCTCGACGCCATTCACGGCGGGCGCGAGTGGGAATCCCATATCGAGGACGCGGTGGCCGCCCGCCATCAGGCCCTTCCCGAGCCCCAGGCTCAGGCCCACCCTGTTAAAGATGCGCCACGGGTCTCCCGAGACGACGCTAAGGCCAATGACTCCTGTAGTGAATGTGGAGAGCCGCTTAGCCCTCGCGCGCGCTTCTGCGCCATTTGTGGAACGCCACGCGAGGTCTCTCTCGAGGAGCGCCCCCGCCACACCGCCCCCCTGACCTCCGAGGTCACCGGATGA
- a CDS encoding type II secretion system F family protein, producing the protein MLYLWLALALGFGAGFLAIWAGGDWIAERLAAERGVYERIVGKELHRLFLPVSPQEFVLIHAGFLLICVLAGGLLSKSAILGVIGGFLAGVFLPRVYLKRAWASRLAAIDEQVEEAMVYMANSFKANPSMPEAIQDVCNAMGPPISQEFGVLLKEYRLGTPLDQALVNLQRRVPSRNLELAISALVIGRTVGGNIPEILSQISGTIRESFRLERVIDTQTAQGKMQAWVMGLMPAVVIGVFYKMDPTLIQPLFETFVGYIVLGLAGVCNIIGVVMILKIVQIDV; encoded by the coding sequence GTGTTATACTTATGGTTAGCGTTGGCGCTGGGGTTTGGTGCCGGGTTTCTTGCAATCTGGGCCGGAGGTGACTGGATCGCCGAGCGCCTTGCGGCGGAACGTGGCGTCTACGAGCGTATCGTCGGTAAAGAGCTTCACCGACTCTTCTTGCCGGTCTCCCCTCAGGAGTTTGTCCTCATTCATGCCGGCTTTCTGTTGATCTGCGTGCTGGCCGGGGGGCTGCTTTCAAAGAGCGCCATTCTGGGCGTTATCGGTGGTTTTTTGGCCGGAGTTTTCCTGCCTCGAGTCTACTTGAAGCGGGCGTGGGCGAGCCGCCTTGCTGCGATTGATGAGCAGGTCGAGGAGGCGATGGTGTACATGGCCAACAGCTTTAAGGCCAACCCCTCGATGCCCGAGGCGATTCAGGATGTGTGTAACGCGATGGGGCCGCCCATCAGCCAGGAGTTCGGCGTTCTGCTCAAGGAGTACCGCCTGGGTACGCCGCTGGATCAAGCACTTGTGAACCTGCAGCGTCGTGTGCCTTCACGTAACCTGGAGCTTGCGATCTCGGCGTTGGTCATTGGCCGTACCGTCGGTGGTAACATCCCGGAGATTCTCAGTCAGATCTCGGGAACCATCCGCGAGAGCTTCCGTCTTGAGCGGGTTATCGATACCCAGACTGCTCAGGGGAAGATGCAGGCATGGGTTATGGGGCTGATGCCGGCGGTCGTCATCGGGGTGTTCTACAAGATGGACCCGACGCTGATTCAGCCGCTTTTTGAAACCTTTGTGGGCTATATCGTCCTGGGGCTGGCCGGGGTGTGTAACATCATCGGCGTGGTCATGATCCTGAAGATTGTTCAGATCGACGTTTGA
- a CDS encoding heme exporter protein CcmB, translating into MKTSLILRQSRTILAKDLRREWRTREILTTTVAFSVLLMAVFTFAFYRSGDATAEVFPGILWISIVFSGTLAIGRGFQHETASGCLRALALIPGSQVSLYVGKLAANLIFMLLFELALIPLLLLAFSVNLGPTWVLHLSSVLIGTLGFATLGTLVSAMLVKNDLREVLLPVLLYPLLIPLLIAGVKISAALLAGQSWLQIEGWLKAMIAMDLAYGVLCVLLFRFVLAAVE; encoded by the coding sequence ATGAAGACCTCGCTTATCCTGCGACAGAGCCGCACCATCCTGGCCAAAGACCTGCGCCGGGAGTGGCGCACACGCGAGATCCTCACAACCACCGTGGCGTTCTCAGTGCTCTTGATGGCCGTGTTTACTTTTGCCTTCTACCGCAGCGGCGACGCTACCGCCGAGGTCTTCCCGGGCATCCTGTGGATCTCGATTGTCTTCAGCGGCACACTGGCCATTGGACGCGGATTTCAGCATGAAACGGCCAGCGGTTGCCTGCGCGCACTGGCGTTGATCCCCGGAAGCCAGGTCAGCCTCTATGTGGGCAAACTCGCGGCAAACCTGATCTTTATGCTTCTCTTTGAGCTCGCGCTCATCCCCCTGCTGCTTCTGGCCTTCTCGGTGAACCTGGGCCCCACCTGGGTGCTGCACCTGAGCTCGGTGCTTATAGGCACGTTGGGCTTTGCGACGCTGGGAACACTTGTCTCAGCGATGCTCGTCAAAAACGACCTTCGCGAGGTACTCCTGCCGGTGCTGCTATACCCCTTGCTCATCCCCCTGCTGATCGCCGGGGTGAAGATCAGCGCAGCCCTGCTTGCCGGGCAGAGCTGGCTTCAGATTGAGGGATGGCTCAAGGCGATGATTGCCATGGATCTGGCCTACGGCGTGCTCTGCGTCCTGCTCTTCCGCTTCGTGCTCGCCGCAGTGGAGTAG